The genomic DNA GGCCTTATCCTCATACTCGTCGATCTCGTCCTCTCTAATCCTTTCTTACCTCTCTTACCTTCTTTCTCCTCTCTCTTCGCCGCCGCTTCCTCCAGCGAGCTCGATGATGACGTGGACGACGACGGAGACAGAGACGACCTGGAGCTCCTCTGTTTCTTCAAACGCAGAAGCTCTTTCCAAAGAACTGTGCATTTCGGAGGACGAGGAGATGGATCTTCATCTATTAACCAGCTCACTCTGTTCCTATTGTTGTTATTCTCATGATCTTGATTCTTCTTCATCACTTCCACTTTAcgattctcttcttcttcttcgttggtCCTCAAGTTAACGTTTTTAAGCTTCTCCGAGTGCTTTTCTTGCCAGAAAGGAATCAACTTTCCTTCGGAGAAGAGCTCGTCGGCGGTGTGCATCCTCTGTGGACTCGCATTCTCCGAAAAGAACTCAAAGTCGGAGACTTTCACTGACCCTTTGACGACTTCTTTCTCTAGCTCTTTACATGTTACAGGGCTGATACAGAAGAAATCTCCACCGTCTGAGAAAGAGATACGAGGTCCGATCAACGGTGGTGATTCAGTCTTTGAAACCGCCTCTAAAACCATATCTTCTACCTATAAACTCCGGAGTACTACGTCAGAATGTGTGAGCAAATCGTGATATAGATGTGTAGATGATTTGGTTTGTGTCTGCTAGTGGTGGATGATGAAGACAATATGTAAATGAAACAGAGGGGAGAGAGGTCTTAAAAGGAGAAACAGAGTGGAATTCAtagttaattataattaattttaagtaaAATGAGTTTAGAATAGTACTAGTGAGGTGAGGAGGACGACCACATGGATACGTTAGGGGGAGACACAAGGAGACAAATCACAGACATGTAATTAGAGTAATGAGTTTATGAGtattaaatatttgaagtaTAGAGACGGGCAATGCAACTGCAAAATTATAGAGTGATTAAAATCTTGCAGCGATCGAGATTGAATTTACAAGAAAAGAATGGTCGGTCAATGGGAGGTGGGACTTAAAACGAGAGAGTGCATGAAGGAGGGTAATAAAACAGCTAACAAATATGTCGGAACATGATCATCGTGAACAGCCAATCatactttaaattattttttaccaaTGGACAATAATCTGCTACCATTTTCATACCATCCCTTAAACTATTTTGGATCTCGTATATAAGTTATGGATGCAATAAAACCAAGAAAATCTTTAAAAACAATGGGTCAAAGTATCCGTTTGTTGTCTCAAAAAGAGAAGATATATTAAGCTAAGGAAATCAAATCTGCCTAATTAAAAAACCTCCACCTTAATTACTGTCATCCATTGAATACAATGATCACATATCCGATGAATACAATTATGTTTAGCTGTCCTTGTAtgaaactctattataaaatagTATACTAGCTCTGTAAACATTTTAGATAAACAAAAGCAATCCATATAACATCACTATAATAGTCATGACCAAACTACGCATTTGCTACTTAGTTTCTGGAGTCATTTGCATCCTCTTCATCACCTTCATGATCACCTTGGTTCTTGCTCAAACCGTGTTCAAACCAAAACATCCTATACTACAAACCGTATCTTCAACTGTCGAAAGCGTATCCACATATGTATCACCAGCGCTTGATGTCCAGCTAAATTTTACTCTTACACTTCAGATGCTTATGACGAATCCCAACCTTGCTGATTTTGAATACAATACGGTGGAAAATTTGGTTTACTACAGAGATATTCTAGTGGGAAATCTCACTCTTCCTTCGACTACACTCCCAGCCAAAGGCTCGGCGCTTTTGCCATGTCCTCTAGTACTTCAGATAGATAAATTCGTTGCAGATTTAGGTGATATTTTGCAAGATGTATTGCAAAGAAAAATTGTGATAGAGACGAAGGCACACATGCCCGGAAAAATCACAGTGTTGGGAATCTTTAAGGCACATTTAAATACAGTATCCCATTGTAAACTCGTACTTAGCTTTCCTTCAATGGAAGTGGAGATGCAAG from Raphanus sativus cultivar WK10039 unplaced genomic scaffold, ASM80110v3 Scaffold1398, whole genome shotgun sequence includes the following:
- the LOC130504175 gene encoding uncharacterized protein LOC130504175, with the translated sequence MVLEAVSKTESPPLIGPRISFSDGGDFFCISPVTCKELEKEVVKGSVKVSDFEFFSENASPQRMHTADELFSEGKLIPFWQEKHSEKLKNVNLRTNEEEEENRKVEVMKKNQDHENNNNRNRVSWLIDEDPSPRPPKCTVLWKELLRLKKQRSSRSSLSPSSSTSSSSSLEEAAAKREEKEGKRGKKGLERTRSTSMRIRPMMHVPVCTPSKSSVPLRPLFPLALRKNRVEKIT
- the LOC130504177 gene encoding uncharacterized protein LOC130504177, with product MTKLRICYLVSGVICILFITFMITLVLAQTVFKPKHPILQTVSSTVESVSTYVSPALDVQLNFTLTLQMLMTNPNLADFEYNTVENLVYYRDILVGNLTLPSTTLPAKGSALLPCPLVLQIDKFVADLGDILQDVLQRKIVIETKAHMPGKITVLGIFKAHLNTVSHCKLVLSFPSMEVEMQVCELDTKL